The DNA sequence CCTCTGTTTTGCACCCCAAAACAGAGTAAGGAAATCTCCTCGTGCCCCTCAATTTTTCAGCCCTGTTCATGACGGAGAACCACCCTGTCCAACTCCATGCTGCAGCCCAGTTTTCATCCACTCGAAAGGAAACACAAACCTCCTTCCACCACCATCTCCCATGCTCCTTCACAACACCCCCACCGTAACTCCTCTTTACTAAACCACTGTGTGTCAGCTCACTGCCTAGCCAATGCGAAACGCAGCACCACCACTGCTGGGCCTTTCCAAAACACCAACAACCTCTATTTCTTAACAAGAAAACAGAGCACCTGCTTTCTGTTGGGTTTTTTGCTCCTCTGTATTTGTCCCACATGGGTGGAAAATGAAAAGGAGTAAGGCCCCAAGGCTTATAAAAGGAGGCTTAGGCTCCTTGGTAAAGTGTACCAATCAAAAGTTTGACTCTAGTGAAATTCCTCTGTTGGACTTTTTTGTAAAAGGGAAAGAGGTGtaagttaaagttttgctagtgCAGAAAGTTTTGAGGGTTTatttggggtgaggagaaaaattgtgtgattgtaacaatttttcacatagtgaattttcttctcagGTCTGGTGATTTTTCTTCAGTTTAGAAGTTTTTCATGTAAAatcttgtattgttattatttctctattttcttcttattcctaCAAATGGTAGATCCTGAGGGAGATGAATTTGGGAAGTTCATATTCCcaacattggtatcagagctaagttCTTTTGGTAGGagtggagttttggtgtggtaaTGTGGATACGTActgtctaaggaggttctgtctaggagattggaaattttaagcgTATTCACTGTAATCCTCCAATCTTTCCTAGGTAGGAActtacttagtgaggtacttTTCATTTCTAcgataaattcatcaaaataatgtCAGGAAGTAGGGCTTCAAATCTTATTAGATTTGAgatggagaaatttgatggaaAAATCAAATTTGGCTTGTgacaagtacaagtcaaggataTTTGATTCAATCAGAATTACACAAGGTGTTGAAGGGTAGACCAACCCCTAAAGTCAGCAATGGTACTACTGTGATTGGTAAAACAAAGAGCAGACCTGTAATAAGCGATGAAGATTGAGTGGATTTAGATTTGAGAGTAGCAAGTGCGATACGTCTGTGTCTGGCCAAGAATGTTCTTGTAAATGTGCATGGAATTTCTAAGGCAAAGGAACTATGGAAAAAgcttgaagagttgtatcagacgaagggTATCTTGAATCGGGTGTACCTGAAGGAGTAGTTTCATACACTACGGATGAGTGAAGGTATGATTATTTCAGACCATTTAagtgttctcaatggcattgtctTTGAGCTGGTatctattggagttaaaattgatgatgaggatcaagccttgaggctcatctggtctcttccaccttcctatgagcaTATGAagcctattttgatacatgagaatgagaaaataattttttcagaggttACTAGTAAACttttttctgaagagagaagactagGTAGTGGAAGTAATGGTCCACCTAAGAACTTAGTAATGAtagcagctggaaatgggaagatgaagaactccatgaagaagaaagcaaTCTGCTAGGGGTGTGGACAATCTGagcacgtcaagaaaaattgtccaagagtTTGAGCTGGTTCAGCAAgaggctccaagtcagtaaatggagatacttgTAATGAAGCTAATGTTGCGTCTCTCTCCATAGAAGAAGATATCTTTTGAAAAGGGACATatacatcctcatggcatgccactaattcccaaaattataatgatagaggatgtgttaatgttagtaGGTCCTCAAGTTTGCACGcaggcattgatgcagggtgtgtggtggaaattcatgtcaatGGTTGATGAACTTCTAGGAAAGCCAAACAtgaaagttacaccataattttcagtaaggttgttttcgacatgggccaaAGTGAAAtacttggaattggtttattctgagtgtgTATGCTTTTATGTGgagcatgatagcggaagctatgaagatcttcattgaggtagAGTTTGACTATGGGACTAGTCAAAGTCGCAAAGTAGAGATTGTTGGGTTTTTTGCACCTTTGTATTTGTCCCACATGAGTGGAAAATGAAAAGGAGTAAGGCCCCAACACTTATAAAAGGAGGTTTAGGCTCCTTGGTAAAGTGCACCAGTCAGAAGTTTAACTAgaaacttttgactctagtaaAATTCCTCTGTTGGCcttttttgtaaaatggaaagAGGTGTGATTTAAACTTTTGCTAGTGGAGAAAGTTTTGTGGGTGTATTGGGGGTAaggagaaaaattatataattgtaacaatttttcacatagtggattttcttctctgatctggtggtttttctccggTTTAGGAGCTTTTCACGTAAAATcttatgttgttattatttctctattttcttgttattcttgcaaatggtagatcctaTGGGAGGTGAATTTGGGAAGTTTATATTCCCAACATTTTCCCCATCGTTGGTAACAAACTAACCACCCCACATCGCAAGCCCGCATCTTCCAACCCATCGCAACCTTCACGTTGAGTTCGAGCTCTATGGTTCTCAAACCTGTTAGCTGCCGCTCTTAGGCGAGCTTGGAAGCCCCATAAACTCAACCTCCATCGCACGGTGctgttgtttcttcttctttcattggCCGTTTGCCACCGTCGACCCACCCACTGCCCAGGCCACACAAAGCCATAGCCACCATCGCATGCTTTGATGCCTCTGTTTTCACTTGCCAAAAATAGAGCATGTTTTCCTTCGATCACTGCTCCATACAAGCAGCCCAGTCCTTTGCCATCCGTGTGTTGTAGCCCAAATGTGAACCCACAAGTGCATCCACCGCAGATCACGAAGCAAGACTCCTTGGTCGGACTGCAACCCCCCAAGTAATGTGGTCTGTAActccctctccctctttctctcgatttctctctctctctctctctctctctctctctctctagccaaGCCATACACCGTCAATCTTGTCTAGACTCCACTTCCGTCGTCCTTGGCCATTCTCTTGGTGAGTTCGCCGTCGCATAGCCCATTGGTTTTACATTTTACGTAAAACTCTTGCATGCCTTTTAATTGTTAGAATAAATACGTGCTTACGTTTTTACCCTTATTTTTTAATCTACAATAGATATCATATTTTGGACTAACTAATTTTATCTACTGCCAGTGGTAGCCTCATTGTACCttgtttcaaaaattatattaatttttttaaatgtactgATTTCACATTTATATTATGTGAAATTAAGTTTATagctaatatttttataatttgatttttggtaGTAAATTGTAAGTGTTTAAACTTTTACTTTTAAACACTTTAAGCCTATTATATGGAATAAATCTTGGATAGTTTTAAATTAGATATGATTAGTATTTTACgatgatttttaatataagtattattaaatatattttatgaacaaCTATTGTTTAAGAAATTTATGATTTCCTACTACATTATATGTTAGTAGGATTAAATTATCGTTTTAATAATAGTCTATGGAGATATGAGTTTTAAATATGACTAAGCTAATTTTCGAAATGAATTTAAGTTTTTTCGccatattttgataaaaaattatattataataagttaagattatttttaatgataatagTATTTATTAGATTTCTGATAATTAGATAGTTATCAAAACTATGTCCGTAGTATGATTCTTAAGTAGATGGAGAGTGTTAACAGTCTTTTTAGAAGTTTAGTAACGTTTAGTATTTCGTATAGGTGTCGATTGGTTTTCATTCAGCTTGATTGTGGAAATATtcagaaaagttaaaaagtccAGGTAAGCGGAGTTCCTATGCTAGATTTGCTGGAAAAGAAATGAACTAAGGTTGGTTTGTAAAAATGtgcatgttatgttttgaaaaaaatatgtgaaaacaacctcaattaTATGTTTTGCATTCACCCATGAAATcaatatgaaagagaaaatgctttttgacatgaaaagtgtagacatgagcaatatttgacatgttctgaaatgtgaaaaagagTGACTATgatatttgagatttttgtttatgtgatatgaaatgttttggatctattattgatcatttgaaaatgatatgaatatgctCCACAggtgatttgatatgatatgaatatgaaaaacatTTGGCATACGTCTTTGTTATTATTCTGACTCTGAATATGGTTCTGATATGATGATACTGGTTCATGTAATATGTTTGGTaccaatatgatatgatattatatgagtgcacccactttggaagcaaAGTGTTCCTTTATGTGTTCTTTCATGTGTGCACACTTGGGGCTCCGATATTGAAAAAtggaaagttttataatatgatactACTTGGTTTGGCCACATGggatagcacaaccctaccatggggattaaacatggtatatgatatgatacgatacgatatgatatgataagatgagaatggtcagttatgttatgccaaagtgtttttgaatatgaacagttGTTCTAttctgaaaatgaaaagattgaaatgtcgttctgtttttctttcctgataacatgttttgagatttgcaCGCGAAAATAAAATGTTTCTGTTACCTGCATATAAAACTTTATGAAAAGGCTCATGTtgtacacactagtatatgtgcttttcttactgagttgttgataactcatcccTTATTTCCACAACATTTTTCAGATAGTTGGATATATCAGCCGAGGGTCAGAATATGAAGCATCGGGTGAAATGATTTTTGAATGGTGGGTTTAGCATGGAGAATTTCTATATGAGTATTGGCGaagtttattaagaaattttattgtattatgatgacttagtattttaaaaaattaattatattgagGAAATTAGTTTGAATCACAATTTCTATATGATATTGGGAATTTGGAGTTTGTCATTATACTGTTGAAATATGAGGTTAAGTGATAGGAAGTAACCCTCTGACCCCTACGGGATCGGGGCGTTACACCTTTGGTATCTCCACTCATCTTTCATCACTCAGTGTTTTATGATGAACATATTACTATGCTAATATTATTAACtgtgaaaatttttatatagtaaatcTTTTTTCCTATTGCATACAACTATCATACAGAGTACACCGTTTCTTGATATTATTCAACTTGCCACACTGATAGTACTGACAACGTCTAAATATGCTTAGAGAATTGAACAGCTGGGTAAGTAATTCATGTTTGAATAAATCTAGATTGAACTAATAAATGAGGATGGATCTGGAGGAACTGGCACTTCAACAGCTCCTTCCATCGTCTGTATGACTTTCTTCATTGTTGGCCTTAGTGATGGATCCTCCTGAATGCACCATATTGCAATCATCACATATCTCTCTACTCTCTTAATGTCAGACATCGCTTCCTCATCATTCTCCAATGAGagatccagtttcctctctTTATAGTAGTCATACACCCAATCAGCAAGCATCATTTGATCCTCATTTTGTACATCTGTTTCAAAACTCTTTTGACAACAGATgctcattatgattaatgcacctgaaattgcataattgaaattgtatagagaaaagccactaaagaatatatgtttaaataaatatctcgaatgtgctcctgaagtagcaatatcgagtatgctcctaagtagcaatatcgagtgcaaaagttcacaatatattctaaatttatatctggtcttctagtggctgagcaaaataatgagttttttgttaactaCTAGCTTTCTCTTTCagatgatattatataattattgaatcaaatattatgatgcatcaaaagtgatatgattcaaaatatttgtatcttttcatgattatccaaatcatccaaaatcaattacgataagtcgaatgattttcatatggacgtccataaaagaaccagaagattcttttattataaagtcttaccaccaggagtggaaagaaaaatttgctagaagcaaataaaatgaaataattcgatgttatcttgattatcataggtgaactggaaattcagatgataattaatttatggatgtaataagataaaaatgtctcatattttagctgctaaaatctcagcgaggattgaagtccccgtaggacaattaagaaatttagcagtctaatgaacataagacatgtctaaaaacatatgagacctattgatacaaaagataaagcatcttgaaagagaaaagcacaaataattCGGTACTCTTGAAGAGGctgtacccacaaaacaagcaataagatccatctaaattttctgtataaaattctcccatataaactcttgaagagtataaatctcctgaagagtgcctcctgaagagatttttcatgaaatgtcttccctcgAAGAGgaacaggtacctgaaaataacgagatctcaatACTTTTCTCGatacaacgtatttccatataagatggcaattgacattaccaaaagtaatgatgaaagtgaatcaagaaccgtcgaagaataccaacgtaaaaatattggccaaatttgaaagaaacaattcctgcagaattgatatcactagtaaaatatgatgcatagagacttttaatccaaacacctaaagaggtgatacttgttgaatatcagtaggtatttatataaaggaaatgaaaatgtgatatataaatcacgagttagTTTCTCGCagacaattcctgcagaattgatatcactagtaaaatgtgatacatatggactcatagtccaaacacctaaagaggtgatgcttgttgaatattagtggatatttatataaatgatataaaatgcctaaaacttctaatctgaaaatgtgatatataaatcacaagtCGGTTTCTcgcagaaacaatattgatatgtttttgaagtggatgaaattatattgagatttttattagcttgaaagttaccgacactacaaaaaaaagcaAATTTGCCGGCGTTGGTTATACGCCggcaactataaaaaaaaacgcCGCGAATGAATTAGCGGCGTTTTTCTAACGGCGCAACGGTCCGCCGGTAATGGAGGGtcgctattttcattgtttcggcgtttgcgcaaacgccggtatttgtaaatcttattagtggcgtttggatcaaTTTAGCGGCATTTCATGAAATGCCgccacaataattaatattaacagCGTTTCTCGAAATGCCGCCACTTTATCGTTGCCATCCCCTGGCATAAACTAGCGGCGTTACCATAAACGCCACTGCTATTACATTATCGACCCTTCAGTTAAATtggtggcatttatttaaatgccactaataataCGTTGGCGGCGGCACATTGAATTTTTTAACAGCGTTTATTCTACCGCCGCCACTTTTTCAAATAACGGCGTTACGATAAATGCCACTACTAGTAATTTGCCGactcatcatataaattggcggcatttatttaaatgccactaatagtatctTGGCAGCGTTACATTGAATAATTTAATGGCGTTTAACTAAATGCCGCCAATGACCTAATTTCCAGCGATTATCTAAACGCCGCCACAAGTAAATTGTCCGCTCGTCATATAATGTGGCGGCATTTCTTTAAATGCCACTTATAGTACTTTGGCAAATTTATTAACGGCGTTTATTTAAACAACGctgatttttaaaataacgaCGTTAACATAAACGCCACCGCATTACGTTGCcaacgcatcatataaattaacggtgtttatttaaatgccactaatagtacgttgacggcacattgaatttattaacggcATTTATCTAAATGCCACCATGAGTTTGCTGCCACCACATTGCATAAATTAACAACGTAATGTAAACACCCCCACTAGTTCATTGTTGgcgcattttttaaattaacggtGTTATTATAAACGCTACTACAAAAATGTTGCCAGCACATTGCATTAATTACCAACCTTTAGAACAcaccaataatatgatataccataataaaaatatataataaataaattaataataaatatgatataatggatcattattcatataataataataataatgtaacacaaatcACATTACATGAAAGCTCTTCTTCATggataattattttactttacaTTGTGTTTGTCGTTAGCTTTCCGAACATTTCTTTCATGGGTAGTTCTTCTACCAGACCAACCCAAAACAAGCAAACGACCACTAAGATTGATCCAATAACTCCACCAGCTGGAAGGTGAGAAGGCATGACATAAGAATTTCTCAAAGTGCGCCCATCATAGATTTGGAATTTTGAATGctgtaatataaaaaattgcaaTGCAACCATTAATATCTACCACATGAAAAGGAGTTgaggttaaaatattttaggacGGAGAAGAATTTATACttctcaatattttaatattcctCAAATTATGTTACAACCAAACATAATGAACCGTACGTTTGCCGTTATATCATGTATACTATTGACTTCAAACAACTTTTTGAGATATAATTAGTCTCACCATTGTATACGTCCACCAATCCTTTGTATACGTCCGCCAGTCCTTTGAAAAATCCTGTTTTGACAACCAAAGCAaaccaatatttttaaaattagaaatcgaagaattttaaaaaagatagaaatagTCGAGATCACGTACAAGATCTCGACTACTACTTGAAAGTGTTGCATATTTTTCAAGCATGCATTCTTCTACGTACGTACATACCATTAtcacattaaattttattcacGTCATCGAGGTAGCAATTGTTGGGTCCCTCGCATTGACAAGAAACATGTAGCCAATTAAACTTAAAACCGCATAACAATTCGTTGCGAATCTCTTCGCAGGAAGCAGTTTTTGGATATATTGACGGCCTTCCCTCGATATTAGGGATATTTGCTCTATTCGACAAGATTCCTCCACCTGCCCTGGATATGGAGGTCTATCTAGATATTTAACATATCTATGCATATCATGGGAAGACGATGAAGAGTTGGAAGAATATACTTTGGTCTTAAAGCAATAAGTTGAATCGTTCCAATAAAAGGATGTATTCACTTGCTTTTCACAGCTCAAGAAAACCATAGTAATTAGTAATGGGAAATATGGTGAGTGAAAAAATGGATGCAACCAGCTTAAATTACCAGGGATAGAAGCCTGAGAAATGAcaagtaatatttttagaagcaAGCATCCTCATTTCGGGCCCCTGACACATTTATTTTACATGAAACATAACATTAATCATTACCTGATAGACTCCGAGTGTACAAGACTTAAAACCAGCTGGACAATATTCAAAGTAATATTTCCTTGtccttataaatttttcatcaaagccAAGAGCTACGATTTTGCTGCAAATTAAAGGAATTAACATTAGCTCCTCAGCATCAAAATACAACAACGTCTAGTTAAGTAGCTTAGTTCTTATCATTTTCAGTTTTACAACCAACGTAAAAGAAACATTATTT is a window from the Carya illinoinensis cultivar Pawnee chromosome 14, C.illinoinensisPawnee_v1, whole genome shotgun sequence genome containing:
- the LOC122293425 gene encoding uncharacterized protein LOC122293425 isoform X1, whose amino-acid sequence is MLTDLDSHLISFLRRSAGNGFHFDAEQETESAIVINGKIVALGFDEKFIRTRKYYFEYCPAGFKSCTLGVYQDFSKDWRTYTKDWWTYTMHSKFQIYDGRTLRNSYVMPSHLPAGGVIGSILVVVCLFWVGLVEELPMKEMFGKLTTNTM
- the LOC122293425 gene encoding uncharacterized protein LOC122293425 isoform X2, whose amino-acid sequence is MLTDLDSHLISFLRRSAGNGFHFDAEQETESAIVINGKIVALGFDEKFIRTRKYYFEYCPAGFKSCTLGVYQDFSKDWRTYTKDWWTYTMLVELLDQS